In one Diabrotica virgifera virgifera chromosome 5, PGI_DIABVI_V3a genomic region, the following are encoded:
- the LOC126885353 gene encoding putative gustatory receptor 28b — MTLVQSMSITWCGMPILKWCNTLVNVITIINKCDMIEKNSAEFITTCHLLQEKVPNSNIREELLHLANYAQKISPKCTAAGFFVVNRFILGALFSSVTTYLIICIQFNMNETSDLPIEN, encoded by the exons ATGACTTTAGTACAAAGCATGTCAATCACTTGGTGCGGAATGCCAATATTAAAATGGTGTAATACTTTG GTGAACGTCATCACGattatcaataaatgtgatatgaTAGAGAAGAACTCAGCAGAATTTATAACCACTTGTCACTTGCTACAAGAAAAAGTGCCCAACTCCAACATCAGAGAAGAATTGCTTCATCTTGCAAATTACGCACAGAAGATATCACCCAAATGTACAGCTGCGGGATTCTTCGTTGTGAATCGGTTCATTCTTGGAGCTTTATTTTCATCTGTTACTACTTACTTGATAATATGTATTCAATTTAATATGAATGAAACTTCTGATTTACCAATAGAAAATTGA